TCAGAATAATTGACATTGACACGAGACGGTGTTTCATTTCATCGACTTATCACGTGCTATCGTTTCAAAAAGAATGAGATCGAATCGAGAACGTTAATTTGAGTTTGCTGTGCAccaaatttaaatttccaagaatttattatttaatctcGTATGTAGACGAAATGTTAAGGAGGCGTTTTTATTTCCAGGATTAGAACATATGCATAGGAGATATATTGTATATAGAGATTTAAAACctgcaaatattttattagacgAACACGGACACGTTCGAATATCCGATTTGGGATTAGCCTGTgatttttccaagaaaaaacCCCACGCTAGCGTGTAAGTACATTTATAGCTTTATTAGAATTTCGAAATGGAAATTTCGCGCTTGTTTTAGAGGGACGCACGGTTATATGGCGCCCGAAGTGTTATCGAAAGGCACCCCTTACGATTCTAGTGCGGATTGGTTCAGTTTCGGTTGCATGTTATATAAATTACTCAAAGGGCATTCGCCGTTCCGTCAACACAAAACCAAAGATAAACACGAGATAGATAGAATGACTTTAACTATGGTAAGTTTGTCCGAACGATAATCGATGATGTTTCGATATAATtaacgatttttataatttcagaaCGTAGAATTACCAGATTCGTTTAGTAAAGAATTAAAATCACTTTTAGAAGCTTTACTTCAAAGGGACATAGACAAAAGACTGGGATGTAAAGGAAACGGGTAAGTTGTATAAAATCTAACGTatcgaatcgatttttttttatatcgattatTAGATCGGAAGAAGTGAAAGAACATCCGTTTTTCGCCGGTATCGATTGGCAACAAGTCTATTTACAGAAATACACTCCTCCTTTGATACCGCCTAGGGGGGAAGTGAACGCGGCCGACGCCTTCGATATCGGATCTTTCGACGAAGAAGATACCAAAGGTATCAAACTCACCGAAGCCGATCaagatttatacaaaaatttccCTTTAGTCATATCGGAACGATGGCAAAACGAAGTAGCTGAAACCGTATTCGAAACCGTCAATTTCGAAGCCGATAAACAGGAACACAAAAAAAGagccaaacaaaaaaaattgtacgatCTAGACgaaaaaggtaaatttttatttttaaattgaaatattggtcgaaaatttttattttcttttacagAAACGGACTGCATTTTACACGGGTACGTGAAAAAATTGGGGGGACCTTGGACGTCCAGTTGGCAAATGCGGTACGCGAAATTGTATCCGAATAGGTTAGAATTGCATCCGGATTCGGCTAAACCCGAATTGGTATTCATGGACCAGATAGAGGAAGTCAGTCCCGATTTGGTGCAAGTCAAAAACGAAAATTGCATCGTCGTCAGATTGCGAGAAGGAAAAGTCGTCCTTACGAATCCCGTAAGTATCCTGAAATCGGCGAACAAATAGCGGGGATTAAATTTCCGAAcgattttcggaaaaaaattttacaaattttggcGTAGACTCCTCTTAAATCCGACGCCTATCGAGaatgatatttaaaatttcGATATTGTTTAATTTCAGGACGAAATAGGTCTGAAGGAATGGCTGACGTCTCTGAAATCGGCGCACAAATTATCCCAAGAGTTGCTGGGATCGATGGCGAAGAAGGCCGGAAAAATTTACGGTACTGATAGCAACAATCGAAACGCCCTGATAACGGCGCGCAATACGAACGGCAACTAACAAAaggttttaaaaaaacaaaattcttttaCCTTCGGCAACACGAATCGGACTACATAGATAGAGGgaggatgatttttttttgtttttttgagaGAAGATGAGACGCGATCGAGAAAAACATACCGAACatgacaattttttatcaaacttttttttccgtttttttttccttaaaaattttttctttatttatcattttatttacgAATTTCTTCTCGAGGGACTAGATACTTATTCGGACAGCGTTGTGCgctcattatttttataaaagaaaatgagaaaaaagtaAATCGAAAGAAAAACTGTTCTGTTTTAAGGTTGTTgttcaaaaagttgaaaaaatcaattaacttTTCTCTCcttatcatttttaattgaatcCAATCAAAACACGGttcgatattattttttttttttttgataacgaAAATGTCGTTAGAGATATCGGAGTGTAATAATGAGAGTTTTCAAAACCTGGTGAGTGAAGTCTGGAAGATCCAGCAACGACGAAGCGGACTCACTCGTCAAACTGGGGGACCCACCAATGTGCATAGAACCCATTCTTGGTGTGGTCTCTAACCGGACACTGCCATCTAAGACGTTCATGGGCATCACGGATGATCCGGAGCGCATTTCAACACCTGGACAAAACCCGGAACTTGCCTAACGACATCAAAGAGTTCCGAGTGAAAGGACATCGGACTTTGGTGATGACAATTGGGTCTATTTGAAATCCTATGTGTTCAACGGCTTCAACGGCCTACGAACTACGAACTAAGATATcagaaatttttagttttgatcCGTTTTTATATTGGAAGATCGTAATGAATACCGGGAGAGGTgtagtgatttttttatatacggaGTGTATTAATCTTGGAGATTTGGGGTTCGTAGTTCGTGTGTCCCACTTAAAGTCATTTGAGAAGCCAATCAGGTGTTTTGGCTTGAACTGTTTGATGTCATTAACCACAAATGATACGTTTTGTTGTTCGATCTTCCTCTATATGTGTACCTTTGCTTGACTCGTGTCATATGGGCCCGATCTCAATTTGAGCTGGATTTTGCTGCAATTGATCACCAGACTTTGAAGCACTCCACCACTAGAGCGTGTTCCCCCAGAGAAAATTATTCCCCTATTTTGGGGTGTCTACCGCaaaccaagaaaaaataaatttccacaAGTTCcttatggttttttttattgagaagCCCTGTATATTATACCGAATTGGGTTCGCtgatattttttcgttttcgCTATACAGAGTGATTTAAGAGATATGGGCACGTTAAACACTCTATATACATAGATTTTTTAAATCGCGTTTTTGATAatctttttgattatatttcgaaaattgttaAATTCGGATCATTTCgctattatatcaaatttttatggtGCTTATAGAAAGTGACGATtctaattttggaatttttttttcaatttatagtttttcaatGGGGACATAGTGCGTCGAACAATCagtaaagtaaaaaaagttACGGGTTTTAAGAAAAAgctttaattcataaaaaatatttctatttatatataattaatgtacctattgaaatcgattttcatttttttatcgataaatCGCGAAAACattcattgaaatattaaagttattaacacaaaatcgaGAGGCGTCAAGTCAGGTCTACGTGGGGGCAAGGGATTCTGGAAATTACCCATAGAATcatcttgttggaaccaaattcTCTGGATTCGCAAGTTCTGGAGTCAAATATCCAACTGAGTGTTAACGGTGATGTTTCGTCCTCGTGAATCTTCAAAGAAGAAAGGGCCAATAATTCATTTGTTACTTTCGGACTATGTAGTgctttttgatgtttcattttcggtccaaaaacgacaattttgtcGGTTTACGAACCCATGAAAATGAGCCTCATTCGAAAAAAGGATGTTGTCAAAAGTGGAAAATCGACTAAACAGTTCTTCAGTAAATGCCAACTTTGCCTTGAAGTTGGAATCTTTTAAGACCTTTTGATGGTGGTTTAAACGTGGAATCGGTCTCTTGGAAAAGGAAAATTTGCACTCGGAGCTTCATTAATGTGACGGACCGTTTTCGTAAAACGTGCAAACACAAAAATTCCACGCGTGCAACTATCCAACTACGCTAGGCTCCCTCCACCCCTACGCGAAAAAAGATGATGCAATATGCACAttctattgcgccaccctgtatTTAAGATAGAtatgaaattcgaaaaaatacatttttcgatCGAGAATTATATTTGCAAAAACCTATTTCCAGTTTTTTGCATTAGATTGTTAAACAAGTGGAAATTTTGCGATAAAAAAGTTGTCAAACCAAAAAAGCCCTCATACAAAACgcgatatttttttagaaatcgaAAAATCCATCCCTTGGTGTGAAATGATTTGCTTAAAGTTTAtttgatgaacaattttttttttgttttccataaaaaaagtttttggcgAGGAAGAACATTAATTTCTCATAAAATCTCTCGGTTTGTAGAATTGAAAACGGCCGCAAATTTCCAGCAAAACAACTCAAAATTCATCGACATGGATTTTTAAAAGTTGACAGTTCCTGGGCTATAGGCAACCACGcgtgaatttttttcaaatatggctGTTGTTACTTATCAAAAtggtcaaaaaaaaaaacgaattctCGTTTGGTAAagtctttttaatttaatattcctCTTTATCTTTAAATTACGTGAGGCATTTTTAAACCCTCCCTTGTAATTTTATCTTATACAGATTGTCACAACTTccgaataattaatattaaaaaaacaaattctactTGTAGTTTAGTTGgtttaaaatttcacaaaaactgCTTCTAATTATTGATCGAGTCACAAGGACTTTTTATTCTTTTCGAAAATCAAATTTCCACAATTTCTCTTACTATTATTATAATCGACAACACCCCGTATATATAGTTCCAATt
The sequence above is drawn from the Diorhabda carinulata isolate Delta chromosome 6, icDioCari1.1, whole genome shotgun sequence genome and encodes:
- the LOC130895879 gene encoding G protein-coupled receptor kinase 1 encodes the protein MADLEAVLADVSYLMAMEKSKCTPAARASKKIVLPDPSVRSVMHKYLEKKNEVNFDKIFHQTLGYLLFKDFCENVSEEPVPQLRFYEEIKSFEKLECQDERLKCAKDIYDNFIMKELLSRAHDYSKECLQHVQKYLTKNEVPVTLFEPYIEEIYTHLRDEPFKKFLESDKYTRFCQWKNLELNIQLTMNDFSVHRIIGRGGFGEVYGCRKADTGKMYAMKCLDKKRIKMKQGETLALNERIMLSLVSTGQDCPFIVCMTYAFHTPDKLCFILDLMNGGDLHYHLSQHGVFNESEMKFYAAEVILGLEHMHRRYIVYRDLKPANILLDEHGHVRISDLGLACDFSKKKPHASVGTHGYMAPEVLSKGTPYDSSADWFSFGCMLYKLLKGHSPFRQHKTKDKHEIDRMTLTMNVELPDSFSKELKSLLEALLQRDIDKRLGCKGNGSEEVKEHPFFAGIDWQQVYLQKYTPPLIPPRGEVNAADAFDIGSFDEEDTKGIKLTEADQDLYKNFPLVISERWQNEVAETVFETVNFEADKQEHKKRAKQKKLYDLDEKETDCILHGYVKKLGGPWTSSWQMRYAKLYPNRLELHPDSAKPELVFMDQIEEVSPDLVQVKNENCIVVRLREGKVVLTNPDEIGLKEWLTSLKSAHKLSQELLGSMAKKAGKIYGTDSNNRNALITARNTNGN